The Raphanus sativus cultivar WK10039 chromosome 2, ASM80110v3, whole genome shotgun sequence genome includes a region encoding these proteins:
- the LOC108840995 gene encoding uncharacterized protein LOC108840995 produces the protein MKNLAILLAIILVSCYLTSLVTASDLESMPSSRNEKLEWWHYHSYPYFHPKPPHWPFPCSSEKAFPPLPAGYNHFHPVPFHPPPVVTKCLSDCKDVKTCMADIRKAFFTRKPAIGSECCASIQKMDEDCDKTVFGAYHNPFFDCFVKLHCATKAGSTPSAPSPA, from the coding sequence ATGAAGAATCTAGCAATCCTTCTTGCTATCATACTCGTCTCATGCTATCTCACGTCTCTAGTCACAGCAAGTGATTTGGAGTCAATGCCATCATCGCGTAACGAAAAGCTCGAATGGTGGCATTACCATTCCTACCCTTACTTTCACCCCAAGCCACCACATTGGCCGTTCCCATGTTCTTCCGAAAAAGCCTTTCCGCCACTCCCCGCCGGCTACAACCATTTCCACCCTGTTCCATTCCATCCACCACCGGTAGTCACCAAGTGCTTGTCTGATTGCAAGGATGTAAAAACATGTATGGCGGATATCCGGAAAGCTTTCTTCACCCGCAAACCTGCTATTGGATCGGAATGTTGTGCTTCGATACAGAAGATGGATGAAGACTGTGACAAGACTGTCTTTGGAGCTTACCATAACCCTTTCTTTGACTGCTTTGTTAAGCTACATTGTGCCACCAAAGCTGGATCTACTCCATCTGCTCCCTCGCCAGCTTAG
- the LOC108832842 gene encoding uncharacterized protein LOC108832842, with protein sequence MSLKNLGLVSLLFGSSTQCRHSVCVLSGLITHSVHLYCRFSWQEQFWCRYPDDFLDIAKNRSSYGTRSLVYSWITLCSTFAKLDTHFTSTFSTIQTHGQKGHLISSSLVLKSED encoded by the exons ATGTCTTTGAAAAACTTAGGTTTAGTGTCTCTGTTGTTCGGGAGTTCAA CTCAGTGTCGGCACTCTGTGTGTGTTCTGAGTGGTCTTATTACACACTCTGTTCACCTCTATTGCAGGTTCAGTTGGCAAGAGCAATTTTGGTGTAGATACCCAGATGATTTCTTGGACATTGCTAAGAACAG GAGTTCATACGGCACGAGATCCCTTGTGTACTCGTGGATTACATTGTGTAGTACGTTTGCAAAACTGGATACGCACTTCACCAGCACGTTCTCTACAATACAAACGCATGGGCAGAAAGGTCATTTAATAAGCTCCAGCTTAGTGCTGAAGAGTGAAGactga